One region of Vitis vinifera cultivar Pinot Noir 40024 chromosome 1, ASM3070453v1 genomic DNA includes:
- the LOC100254337 gene encoding uncharacterized protein LOC100254337, with amino-acid sequence MSDSLSPSSDDSASIASADQNVGRSRRSGDGSHGLGRSHTVTTEPLRHWRDVFWLTVFIVHLIGLGLILAVLGLNRFRKTDRLKIDRFTTRLSENSKGLTENYWPLYAVAGGVGTFLGWAWLLLLGSRANQMMKVSVHILTTYLAVISVLCFWGEQFFWGVAFAIGAALQFLYVISVMDRLPFSMLVLQKAVKLVWNLPEVMRVAYAFMLVMLLWMAIWSFGASGVVASSIGDSGRWWLLVVFSVSLFWTGAVLCNTVHVIVSGIVFLVLIHGGPEAAPMPPNSLMKSLRYAVTTSFGSICYGSLFTAAIRALRWEIRGFRSKIGNNECLLCCVDFLFHLVETLVRFFNKYAYVQIAVYGKSFNHSARDAWELFQSTGVEALIAYDCSGAVLLMGTVLGGLITGTCSGVWTWFRNSDRVIMVGSTAMLMGMILVGLAMVVVESAVTSIYICYAEDPLLIHRWDAEFFNQMSETLHQRLQYRSARVREVLSQNQLDGHIQESIPV; translated from the exons ATGAGCGACTCTCTGAGCCCTTCCTCAGATGATTCGGCGTCGATCGCTTCCGCAGATCAG AATGTAGGGAGAAGTCGAAGAAGCGGCGATGGTAGTCACGGTCTCGGTCGCAGTCATACAGTGACTACCGAGCCGTTGAGGCATTGGAGGGATGTGTTCTGGTTGACTGTATTTATTGTGCATTTGATCGGTTTGGGGTTGATTCTGGCGGTTCTTGGACTCAATAGGTTTAGGAAAACGGATAGGCTTAAAATTGATAGGTTCACCACCAGACTTTCTGAGAATAGTAAGGGCTTGACGGAGAATTATTGGCCGCTCTATGCTGTTGCTGGCGGAGTTGGGACGTTTCTTGGATGGGCATGGTTATTGCTGCTCGGTTCTCGTGCCAATCAAATGATGAAGGTTTCTGTCCACATTTTGACCACTTATCTTGCGGTTATTAGCGTCCTGTGTTTCTGGGGTGAACAGTTTTTCTGGGGGGTTGCTTTTGCTATTGGCGCTGCTCTGCAATTCTTGTATGTCATATCGGTTATGGATAG ACTTCCATTTAGCATGCTGGTGCTCCAAAAAGCTGTGAAGTTGGTATGGAATCTCCCAGAAGTTATGAGAGTGGCATATGCATTCATGCTGGTCATGCTTTTATGGATGGCAATATGGTCTTTTGGAGCATCAGGTGTTGTGGCTTCAAGTATAGGTGATAGTGGACGCTGGTGGCTTCTTGTG GTGTTCTCGGTGAGCTTATTTTGGACAGGTGCAGTCCTTTGTAATACTGTACATGTTATTGTGTCTGGAATAGTGTTTCTTGTTCTCATCCATGGTGGTCCAGAGGCTGCACCAATGCCTCCCAATTCATTGATGAAGTCTCTACGATATGCTGTGACAACATCTTTTGGCAGCATCTGCTATGGATCATTGTTTACAGCTGCAATAAGGGCATTGCGATGGGAG ATTAGGGGATTCCGGTCTAAGATTGGCAACAATGAGTGTTTGCTTTGTTGTGTTGATTTCCTGTTCCATCTTGTGGAGACCCTTGTCCGGTTTTTCAACAAGTATGCCTATGTTCAG ATAGCTGTTTATGGAAAAAGCTTTAATCACTCAGCGAGGGATGCTTGGGAATTATTCCAATCAACTGGTGTTGAAGCACTCATAGCCTATGATTGTTCAGGTGCTGTGCTACTGATGGGCACCGTTCTGGGTGGGCTTATTACAGGAACTTGCTCAGGAGTCTGGACATGGTTTAGGAATAGCGACAGAGTGATTATGGTGGGATCTACTGCTATGTTGATGGGAATGATCTTG GTGGGACTGGCAATGGTTGTGGTGGAAAGTGCTGTTACATCCATATACATTTGCTATGCAGAAGACCCCTTATTGATCCATAGATGGGATGCTGAGTTCTTCAACCAGATGTCAGAGACGCTGCACCAGCGTCTCCAGTATAGGAGCGCCCGGGTCAGGGAAGTATTATCTCAAAATCAGCTCGACGGCCACATCCAAGAATCAATTCCTGTGTGA
- the LOC100249239 gene encoding transcription factor TGA2.3, whose protein sequence is MQSFKAAPTASDMYYHPHYFLRGDESSRNQTRFPDLGELEQSAAFHHDDAVDLSSSAMFRLKSGNVGVVSPLHFGGLNTNIGPSDMVSTSGTGVVDTGQLMFSKGTAETATATVASLGNGHFENWGESGMGDNSQQTDTSTDVDTDDKNQYHGVQHGALVAVDSMDQSKGKTGDQKTLRRLAQNREAARKSRLRKKAYVQQLECSQLKLTQLEQELQRARQQGVFIATGFSGDQSHSMGGNGALAFDMDYARWLDEHQRLINDLRSAVNSHVGDNELRILVDGVMAHYDEIFRLKSMGAKSDVFHMLSGMWKTPAERCFMWLGGFRSSELLKILGNQLEPLTDQQLMGICNLQQSSQQAEDALSQGMEALQQSLVETLSSNSLGPAGSGNVADYMGQMAIAMGKLATLENFLHQADLLRQQTLQQMHRILTTRQAARALLVISDYMSRLRALSSLWLARPRD, encoded by the exons ATGCAAAGCTTCAAAGCAGCTCCCACCGCCTCCGATATGTATTACCACCCTCACTATTTTCTTCG AGGCGACGAAAGTAGCCGAAATCAAACGCGTTTTCCGGATCTTGGAGAGCTTGAACAGTCCGCTGCGTTTCATCACGACGATGCTGTTGATTTAAGTTCAA GCGCCATGTTTCGCTTGAAGTCGGGCAATGTAGGTGTTGTTTCTCCGTTACATTTTGGAGGCTTGAACACG AACATTGGCCCGTCGGACATGGTTTCAACATCAGGAACAGGAGTGGTGGACACAGGGCAGCTCATGTTCTCAAAGGGGACGGCTGAGACGGCGACGGCGACGGTAGCTTCGTTGGGAAATGGGCACTTTGAGAACTGGGGTGAGTCTGGCATGGGTGACAACAGCCAACAGACTGACACTTCCACAGATGTTGACACTGATGATAAAAACCAG TATCATGGAGTCCAACATGGAGCACTTGTAGCTGTGGATTCCATGGACCAATCCAAGGGGAAAACTGGAGACCAGAAG ACACTTCGTAGGCTGGCTCAGAATCGAGAGGCTGCAAGGAAGAGTCGTCTGAGGAAGAAA GCATATGTCCAGCAGCTGGAGTGTAGCCAACTCAAGCTTACACAGTTAGAGCAAGAGCTTCAACGAGCACGCCAGCAG GGTGTTTTTATTGCGACTGGATTTTCTGGGGATCAGAGTCATTCCATGGGTGGAAATG gGGCTTTAGCATTTGACATGGATTATGCTCGCTGGCTTGATGAACATCAGCGGCTGATCAATGACCTGAGATCAGCTGTAAATTCTCATGTGGGGGATAATGAACTACGCATTCTTGTTGATGGTGTAATGGCACATTATGATGAAATATTCAGGCTAAAGAGCATGGGGGCAAAATCTGATGTGTTTCACATGCTTTCTGGCATGTGGAAGACGCCTGCAGAGAGATGTTTCATGTGGTTGGGTGGATTCCGATCATCTGAACTTCTGAAG ATACTTGGGAACCAACTTGAACCTTTAACAGATCAGCAGCTGATGGGCATATGTAATCTACAACAGTCCTCACAGCAAGCTGAGGATGCATTATCACAAGGAATGGAAGCACTACAACAATCTCTTGTAGAAACACTTTCCTCTAATTCTCTGGGTCCTGCTGGTTCGGGAAATGTTGCTGATTACATGGGCCAAATGGCAATTGCAATGGGCAAGCTGGCCACCCTCGAAAATTTCCTTCACCAG GCTGACCTCCTGAGGCAGCAGACTTTGCAACAAATGCATCGAATTTTGACCACACGCCAAGCAGCTCGTGCCCTTCTGGTCATCAGTGATTACATGTCTCGGCTGCGAGCTCTCAGCTCTTTATGGTTAGCACGCCCTAGGGACTGA
- the LOC100259452 gene encoding protein ASPARTIC PROTEASE IN GUARD CELL 1: protein MAEKGFLLCVLFAFFCTWGVSLVNARRLSLPRTTVLDVSGSIRESLNVLSLNPQYEQMEFQHQERSFPSSSSSSSLTLSLHSRTSIHKSSHKDYKSLVLARLERDSDRVRSLATRMDLAIAGITKSDLKPVEKELEAEALETPLVSGASQGSGEYFSRVGIGSPPKHVYMVVDTGSDVNWVQCAPCADCYQQADPIFEPSFSSSYAPLTCETHQCKSLDVSECRNDSCLYEVSYGDGSYTVGDFATETITLDGSASLNNVAIGCGHDNEGLFVGAAGLLGLGGGSLSFPSQINASSFSYCLVNRDTDSASTLEFNSPIPSHSVTAPLLRNNQLDTFYYLGMTGIGVGGQMLSIPRSSFEVDESGNGGIIVDSGTAVTRLQSDVYNSLRDSFVRGTQHLPSTSGVALFDTCYDLSSRSSVEVPTVSFHFPDGKYLALPAKNYLIPVDSAGTFCFAFAPTTSALSIIGNVQQQGTRVSYDLSNSLVGFSPNGC from the coding sequence ATGGCGGAAAAGGGGTTTCTTCTTTGCGTTTTGTTTGCTTTCTTCTGCACTTGGGGTGTCTCTCTTGTTAACGCTCGCCGCTTAAGCTTACCCAGAACTACGGTCCTCGACGTCTCTGGTTCCATTCGGGAAAGCTTGAATGTTCTCTCTTTGAACCCTCAATATGAGCAAATGGAGTTTCAGCACCAAGAACGGAGTTTTCcgtcttcctcttcttcttcgtcACTGACTCTGTCTCTACATTCGCGAACTTCTATTCACAAATCTTCGCACAAAGACTACAAGTCTCTGGTTTTAGCCCGACTCGAGCGAGACTCAGACCGAGTCAGATCTCTGGCGACCAGAATGGATCTGGCCATTGCGGGCATTACCAAGTCGGATCTCAAACCAGTTGAGAAAGAGCTGGAAGCTGAAGCTCTTGAGACTCCGCTTGTCTCCGGAGCGAGTCAGGGAAGTGGTGAGTACTTCTCACGAGTCGGAATCGGTAGCCCACCCAAACATGTCTACATGGTTGTCGACACCGGCAGTGACGTCAACTGGGTACAATGCGCACCCTGCGCCGACTGCTACCAGCAAGCCGACCCCATATTCGAGCCGTCTTTTTCCTCCTCCTACGCGCCCCTCACTTGCGAAACCCATCAGTGCAAGTCGCTCGACGTCTCCGAGTGCCGGAACGACTCGTGCCTCTACGAGGTCTCCTACGGCGATGGATCGTACACCGTTGGAGACTTCGCCACTGAGACGATTACTCTGGACGGTTCCGCTTCACTGAACAATGTCGCCATCGGCTGTGGCCACGACAACGAAGGCTTGTTCGTAGGCGCCGCCGGGTTACTCGGACTCGGCGGCGGCTCGCTGTCGTTCCCTTCTCAAATCAACGCTTCTTCGTTCTCCTACTGCCTCGTGAACCGTGACACAGACTCAGCCTCGACCCTCGAGTTCAACTCACCGATCCCTTCTCACTCAGTTACTGCTCCCTTACTCAGGAACAACCAGCTCGACACATTCTATTACTTAGGAATGACGGGAATCGGTGTCGGCGGGCAGATGCTGTCGATTCCTCGATCATCTTTCGAGGTGGACGAAAGCGGAAATGGAGGAATCATAGTCGACTCGGGGACAGCCGTGACTCGGTTACAGAGCGACGTGTACAACTCGCTCCGCGACTCGTTCGTCAGAGGCACCCAACACTTACCGTCTACTAGCGGTGTGGCGTTGTTCGACACTTGTTACGATCTATCATCGAGGTCTAGCGTGGAGGTCCCAACGGTGTCGTTTCACTTTCCGGATGGTAAATATTTAGCATTACCGGCTAAAAATTACCTAATACCGGTTGACTCAGCGGGAACCTTTTGCTTCGCATTTGCTCCCACCACCTCAGCGTTGTCAATAATTGGGAATGTGCAGCAGCAGGGGACACGTGTCAGTTACGATCTCAGCAACTCGCTCGTTGGATTCTCCCCCAACGGGTGCTAG